TGGATGGTCATCAGGATTAACTTCTTGTCGAGGGTGACGAAATTTTGATTCAGCAAGACCATCTTCTGACTCATCAAGTGCATTATCTGGTTCAGAAGGTTCTTGGAGAACATCAGCATCATCCTCAGTATGTTCATTGTTCCCATCTATATCTGGAGGTGTTCCGCATTTGTTTATAGTTGGTCTTACATTATCATTTTCTAAAATAGTTTGACTATTTGAATCAAATTTAGGGAATGTTTTggctatattatttaaatcaCAATCTTCAGAAATATAATACCCATAATTGTCAGTACCAAGCGGATAAtcaaaacatttattttcatcataaaaatttgcataatatttatttgtgaATTCAGAAAATAATGAACATGTTTGattaactttatttttcctacttATGGATTTTTCGCAtaaatctttaaaataattcctatTTACGCAATATACCATCAAATTCatcctctttttaatttctgatgcatttttttcttgtttttgtCTTTTACATACGGGGCTTCGATCTCTTTCTCCTTGTGATAAACGTTCCCATATTTTTTCGATATATTTCCATTGATGATCacttatttcatttttatccttCATATGTATGCTT
Above is a genomic segment from Plasmodium vivax scf_6615 genomic scaffold, whole genome shotgun sequence containing:
- a CDS encoding variable surface protein Vir17, truncated, putative (encoded by transcript PVX_015135A), which translates into the protein EVYEKTCPLNMFIAQIKNFKENSQRFSTSDYLTDIVTEKNEALTNIACSVYRGYTYLTPRDEEKRRNFCDYLNLWLDEQKSIHMKDKNEISDHQWKYIEKIWERLSQGERDRSPVCKRQKQEKNASEIKKRMNLMVYCVNRNYFKDLCEKSISRKNKVNQTCSLFSEFTNKYYANFYDENKCFDYPLGTDNYGYYISEDCDLNNIAKTFPKFDSNSQTILENDNVRPTINKCGTPPDIDGNNEHTEDDADVLQEPSEPDNALDESEDGLAESKFRHPRQEVNPDDHPVLFHLPSTDANLTENGPSKPIYYAGLSVSGVFFTSMVLYKYTALGPLIRSLVSKKEKLRQTTNKHLAEQWLQRTSEYMDSNSENSHYNFPYHSMQN